One Prosthecobacter algae DNA segment encodes these proteins:
- a CDS encoding UDP-N-acetylmuramoyl-tripeptide--D-alanyl-D-alanine ligase — MKPIAIQMLADFADGVIRQGEGSRLVTKVTTDSRRVGAGEVFVALVGDRFDAHDFIPQVMASGAAAVVVSRLDSTWPATGCAVIEVKDTLRGLQDMARGYRAWHQPMIIGLTGSNGKTSTKDLTALIMGLQVQTRATFANLNNHIGVPLTLLSLEEGDECGVVEMGMNHPGELKVLADIALPDAAIVTNVGLAHIEYMGSRDAIGWEKATVPANVHAEGVVVLNANDPYTPLISRHCQATVYTAGTGAGDVRALDLRPSGEGTHFKLDFAGEVVETFLPILGDHMVGNAALAACMGWAHGIAPADIAAAFSSAKLTGGRMETKLVQGILFIDDSYNANPDSMKAGLGTLATLTSAGQKIAVLGRMGELGPHAVAEHQGVGQFAASLDLTALFTVGDEAAQISSAAKSAGLAETLNFPTHEACAAHLKKMLQPGDAVLLKGSRSAGMEKILSHFQTA, encoded by the coding sequence ATGAAGCCCATTGCCATTCAGATGCTGGCAGACTTCGCTGATGGAGTGATCCGTCAGGGGGAGGGCTCGCGACTGGTGACAAAAGTGACCACCGACTCTCGCAGAGTGGGGGCAGGGGAGGTCTTTGTGGCTTTGGTGGGCGATCGCTTTGATGCGCACGACTTCATTCCCCAGGTCATGGCCTCGGGCGCTGCCGCCGTGGTGGTCAGCCGCCTCGACAGCACTTGGCCCGCCACCGGCTGTGCGGTGATCGAAGTGAAGGACACCCTCCGGGGCTTGCAAGACATGGCCCGTGGTTACCGGGCCTGGCATCAGCCGATGATCATCGGGCTGACTGGAAGCAATGGGAAGACTTCTACCAAGGATTTGACCGCCCTCATCATGGGGCTGCAGGTGCAGACTCGCGCGACCTTTGCCAATCTGAACAACCACATCGGCGTGCCGCTGACCCTGCTGAGCCTGGAAGAAGGCGATGAATGCGGTGTGGTGGAGATGGGCATGAACCATCCCGGCGAGCTGAAGGTGCTGGCCGACATCGCCCTACCCGATGCCGCCATCGTGACGAATGTGGGCCTGGCGCACATTGAGTACATGGGCAGCCGAGATGCCATCGGCTGGGAAAAGGCCACCGTGCCCGCTAATGTCCATGCCGAGGGCGTCGTGGTCCTGAATGCAAACGATCCCTACACACCGCTGATTTCACGCCATTGCCAGGCCACTGTTTACACAGCAGGCACCGGAGCAGGGGATGTGCGGGCTTTGGACCTGCGCCCCAGCGGCGAAGGCACCCACTTCAAACTGGATTTTGCTGGTGAGGTGGTGGAGACCTTTTTGCCCATCCTGGGAGATCACATGGTCGGCAATGCCGCCCTGGCCGCTTGTATGGGGTGGGCTCATGGCATCGCCCCGGCGGACATCGCCGCCGCCTTCAGCAGCGCCAAGCTCACCGGTGGCCGCATGGAGACCAAGCTCGTGCAGGGCATCCTGTTCATTGATGACTCCTACAATGCCAACCCGGACTCCATGAAGGCCGGGCTGGGCACCCTGGCCACCCTGACTTCCGCAGGCCAAAAGATCGCCGTGCTTGGTCGCATGGGCGAACTGGGGCCCCATGCCGTAGCGGAGCATCAGGGCGTGGGGCAGTTTGCCGCCAGCCTGGATCTCACGGCCCTGTTCACCGTCGGTGATGAAGCCGCCCAGATCTCCTCAGCAGCCAAGTCAGCGGGCTTGGCCGAAACGCTCAATTTCCCCACCCACGAAGCCTGTGCTGCGCATTTGAAGAAAATGTTGCAACCAGGAGACGCAGTCCTCTTGAAAGGCAGCCGCTCGGCGGGCATGGAGAAAATCCTCTCTCACTTTCAGACGGCATGA
- a CDS encoding UDP-N-acetylmuramoyl-L-alanyl-D-glutamate--2,6-diaminopimelate ligase: MILRDLIPHLDNPVVSGSLDTEITGLSYDSRTAGPGIAFVALRGNSVDGHDFIPKAITAGAAVIISEQAPPDDVKVPWVHVKFSRVALAQAAAFLHGFPAQKLAIAAVTGTNGKTTTAFLTHHLLNAGQKRCGLLSTILYDLGGEQLPSTHTTPESLEIQSLLSQMLNNGCRAVSMEASSHALDQQRTYGLPIAAGIFTNLTQDHLDYHGTMEEYFVAKARLFETIAAQPKGAMIINADDAWGRKLITRYENTGRIIKFGYGVGFDYRATNVRFDLTGTSFELEAKGRTFLVRTPLIGDFNVYNSLGALAAASAMGLNLRETVSHLKNAPQVPGRLERVTEATIKFQVFVDYAHTPDAIENALRTVRSLRPRRIITVFGCGGGRDRSKRPLMAAAAEAGSDICVLTSDNPRNDDPQVIIADAVKGFARPKNHLTVVDRREAIQIALENARGGDIVLIAGKGHEDYQEIQGKKHPFDDRRVVRQLMVQIAGNRDVERAERQMLREQEKMNRRPYDR, encoded by the coding sequence ATGATCTTGCGCGATCTGATTCCCCATCTGGACAACCCGGTCGTCTCCGGCAGCCTCGATACTGAAATCACCGGGTTGAGCTATGATTCCCGCACGGCGGGTCCTGGCATCGCCTTTGTCGCCCTCCGGGGAAATTCGGTGGATGGTCATGACTTCATCCCCAAGGCCATCACAGCCGGCGCAGCGGTGATCATTTCCGAGCAGGCCCCCCCTGATGACGTCAAAGTGCCGTGGGTGCATGTGAAGTTCAGCCGCGTGGCCCTTGCCCAGGCTGCGGCTTTCCTGCACGGTTTCCCGGCGCAAAAGCTGGCCATCGCCGCCGTCACTGGCACCAATGGCAAGACCACCACCGCCTTCCTCACCCATCACCTTCTGAATGCAGGGCAAAAGCGCTGTGGTCTGCTGAGCACCATTCTCTACGATCTGGGTGGCGAACAACTCCCCTCCACCCACACCACGCCAGAGTCACTGGAGATCCAGAGCCTGCTTTCCCAAATGCTGAACAACGGCTGCCGCGCCGTCTCCATGGAGGCCAGCTCCCACGCCCTGGATCAGCAGCGCACGTACGGCCTGCCCATCGCCGCCGGTATCTTCACCAACCTTACCCAGGACCACCTGGACTACCATGGCACCATGGAAGAGTACTTTGTGGCCAAGGCGCGTCTGTTTGAAACCATCGCCGCACAGCCCAAAGGGGCCATGATCATCAATGCGGATGACGCCTGGGGCCGCAAGCTGATCACCCGTTATGAAAACACGGGCCGGATCATCAAGTTTGGTTATGGCGTCGGTTTTGACTACCGTGCCACCAACGTGCGCTTCGATCTCACGGGCACTAGCTTTGAGCTGGAGGCCAAGGGTCGCACCTTCCTGGTGCGCACGCCTTTGATCGGTGACTTCAATGTGTACAATTCGTTAGGCGCACTCGCCGCCGCCAGTGCCATGGGCCTGAATCTGCGGGAGACCGTGAGCCATCTGAAAAACGCCCCGCAGGTGCCTGGCCGTCTGGAGCGCGTGACGGAAGCGACGATCAAGTTCCAGGTCTTTGTGGACTATGCCCACACGCCGGATGCCATCGAAAATGCCCTGCGCACCGTGCGTTCTTTGCGCCCGCGCCGCATCATCACGGTCTTTGGCTGTGGCGGTGGCCGCGACCGCTCCAAGCGCCCGCTCATGGCCGCTGCCGCAGAAGCCGGCAGCGACATCTGTGTGCTGACGAGCGACAACCCGCGCAATGACGATCCGCAGGTCATCATCGCCGATGCCGTCAAGGGCTTCGCCCGGCCCAAGAACCACCTGACCGTTGTGGATCGTCGTGAGGCCATCCAGATCGCGCTCGAAAACGCACGCGGTGGGGACATCGTCCTGATCGCTGGCAAAGGCCACGAAGACTATCAGGAAATCCAGGGCAAGAAGCATCCTTTCGATGACCGCCGCGTCGTCCGTCAGCTCATGGTCCAGATCGCCGGCAACCGCGATGTGGAGCGTGCCGAACGTCAGATGCTGCGTGAGCAGGAAAAGATGAACCGCCGTCCTTACGACCGCTAA
- a CDS encoding penicillin-binding protein 2, with protein MMPTPNQAQLRRDRPLCHRMMFVTCFLTLCFSGVMWRLYDLHLKKGPMLAEEAAKKFREDRTLPAQRGSIKDHSDRYLAYDEEVYELRTDRVHLHDVRSVLPNLARIRGVSQKELTRTLTSEQILKAYHVHVAESLGAKMGVPAETMLEKVTSSRPIEVLTQNMNDEQAKDWRQHLENLFVKGIYVKPAVRRHYPTDNRLALIIGGVEEGKGGVQGIEKTFEDTLRGVPGSVCVEHDKYGRELLLYRGEIKEPVHGKDVHLTIDLQMQDAVDAIVAQAQATYRPNKMMAIVTEVTTGSILAMSFLPGHDRLEPDSTNWKNLTINEPYEPGSTFKVVAFTAALDQRKMGPDESFDCHWGLYTDPVLKATLRDVSKMGTVPAREAFAKSSNIATYKVFKRVGQDTYLDYVKRFGFGQKTGISLSGESRGYINDGRWSNTTYSRFPMGYEVNVTPLQMAMAYGAIANGGILMKPRLVDRIVADGGRQVTQMPPQAVGQVCTGKTAALMRDLLKGVVDHGTGSRAQIEGIEVAGKTGTSQRYDHELIVGKNKDGSLRKGGYRKDQWITSFAGFAPANDPKIVCVVVLDNPQAPDPADIGGGKVAAPIFAEIVAETLKQLSIRPQRPLALEGGAE; from the coding sequence ATGATGCCCACCCCCAATCAGGCGCAACTGCGCCGCGACCGTCCGCTCTGTCATCGGATGATGTTCGTCACCTGCTTCCTCACCCTGTGCTTTTCCGGCGTGATGTGGCGGCTCTATGATCTGCATTTGAAAAAAGGCCCCATGCTGGCCGAAGAAGCCGCGAAAAAGTTTCGCGAAGACCGCACGCTGCCCGCCCAGCGCGGCTCCATCAAGGATCATTCGGACCGTTATTTGGCCTATGATGAGGAAGTCTATGAGCTGCGCACCGACCGCGTGCATCTGCACGATGTTCGCTCCGTACTGCCGAATCTAGCGCGCATCCGTGGCGTGAGCCAGAAGGAGCTGACCCGCACCCTCACATCTGAACAAATCCTGAAAGCCTACCATGTCCACGTGGCGGAAAGCCTCGGGGCCAAGATGGGCGTGCCAGCGGAGACCATGCTGGAGAAGGTGACGTCCAGCCGCCCCATCGAGGTGCTGACCCAGAACATGAATGACGAGCAGGCGAAAGACTGGCGCCAGCACCTGGAGAACCTTTTTGTCAAAGGCATCTATGTGAAGCCCGCCGTGCGCCGCCATTACCCGACCGACAACCGTCTGGCCCTGATCATCGGTGGAGTCGAGGAGGGCAAAGGGGGCGTCCAGGGCATTGAAAAAACCTTTGAAGACACCCTGCGTGGCGTGCCCGGCTCCGTCTGTGTGGAGCATGACAAGTATGGCCGCGAACTGCTGCTCTACCGGGGCGAAATCAAGGAGCCCGTGCATGGCAAGGACGTGCACCTGACCATTGATCTGCAGATGCAGGATGCCGTGGATGCCATCGTTGCTCAGGCTCAGGCGACTTATCGGCCTAACAAGATGATGGCCATCGTTACCGAGGTCACCACCGGTTCCATCCTGGCCATGAGCTTTCTGCCCGGCCACGACCGCCTGGAGCCCGACAGCACCAACTGGAAAAACCTGACCATCAACGAACCTTACGAACCTGGTTCCACCTTCAAAGTCGTGGCCTTCACGGCTGCCCTGGACCAGCGCAAAATGGGTCCCGATGAGTCTTTTGACTGTCATTGGGGCCTCTATACGGACCCGGTGCTGAAGGCGACCCTGCGGGACGTTTCCAAAATGGGCACGGTCCCCGCTCGCGAAGCCTTTGCGAAGTCCAGCAACATCGCCACCTACAAGGTTTTCAAGCGTGTGGGTCAGGATACCTACCTCGATTACGTCAAGCGCTTCGGCTTTGGCCAAAAGACCGGGATCTCCCTTTCAGGAGAAAGCCGTGGCTACATCAATGACGGTCGTTGGTCGAACACCACCTACTCCCGCTTTCCTATGGGCTACGAGGTCAATGTCACCCCTCTGCAGATGGCCATGGCCTACGGGGCGATCGCCAACGGCGGCATTCTCATGAAGCCCCGTCTGGTGGACCGCATTGTTGCGGACGGCGGTCGTCAGGTCACCCAGATGCCGCCGCAGGCCGTGGGCCAGGTTTGCACAGGCAAAACGGCCGCTCTGATGAGGGATCTGCTCAAAGGCGTGGTGGACCACGGCACGGGCAGCCGCGCCCAGATCGAGGGCATCGAGGTCGCCGGGAAAACCGGGACGTCGCAGCGCTATGACCACGAGTTGATTGTTGGAAAGAATAAAGATGGAAGTCTGCGAAAGGGAGGCTATCGAAAAGACCAGTGGATCACTTCCTTTGCGGGGTTCGCACCAGCGAACGACCCAAAAATCGTGTGCGTGGTCGTGCTGGACAATCCTCAGGCACCCGACCCCGCCGACATCGGTGGTGGAAAGGTTGCCGCTCCTATCTTTGCTGAAATCGTGGCCGAAACTCTCAAACAACTCTCCATCCGCCCTCAACGTCCCCTCGCTCTCGAAGGAGGTGCCGAATGA
- the rsmH gene encoding 16S rRNA (cytosine(1402)-N(4))-methyltransferase RsmH, with the protein MMPWGRGTLTTRATEGEAGSSGGAAPEPGGARDLPFYHLPVLMAEVLEMLQPAPGKLIFDGTLGGGGHTEALLQKGARVVAMDQDDEALRHAGERLKGYADRFCALKGNFRDFPTVLGEAGVTGLDGMLIDIGVSSRHLDAAERGFSFNKDGPLDMRMDTSGPMTAADIVNTYDQGALEQILWKYGEEPQARKIVKAILAERVKAPIKTTLQLAELISKVCPKFSKRHPATLTFQALRIETNQELAALEDFLAAAPKWLKPGGRLAVISFHSLEDRVVKHTFQHQSQVWLDRPEWPAPRPNPDCVYRLLSRKPLEATENELSLNPRARSARLRGVERLPQ; encoded by the coding sequence ATGATGCCTTGGGGACGAGGCACGCTGACGACGCGTGCCACAGAGGGGGAAGCGGGTTCCAGCGGGGGGGCTGCACCCGAGCCTGGCGGTGCCCGGGATCTGCCGTTTTATCACTTGCCTGTGCTCATGGCTGAGGTGCTCGAAATGCTGCAACCCGCCCCAGGAAAACTCATTTTTGATGGCACCCTTGGCGGTGGCGGGCACACGGAGGCTCTCCTGCAAAAAGGTGCCCGCGTGGTGGCCATGGACCAGGATGATGAAGCACTGCGCCACGCTGGCGAGCGGCTGAAGGGCTATGCGGATCGTTTTTGCGCACTGAAGGGGAACTTTCGCGATTTCCCCACGGTGCTGGGGGAAGCTGGGGTGACCGGGCTGGATGGCATGCTGATCGACATCGGCGTGAGCAGTCGCCACCTGGACGCTGCTGAGCGTGGTTTCTCCTTTAATAAGGACGGTCCTCTGGACATGCGCATGGACACCAGCGGCCCGATGACGGCTGCGGACATCGTAAACACCTATGACCAGGGCGCGCTGGAGCAGATCCTGTGGAAATATGGTGAAGAGCCGCAGGCTCGGAAGATCGTGAAAGCGATCCTGGCCGAGAGAGTCAAGGCACCGATCAAGACCACGCTGCAACTAGCGGAGCTGATCTCCAAAGTGTGCCCGAAATTCAGCAAGCGCCATCCGGCTACGCTGACCTTCCAGGCCCTGCGGATCGAAACGAACCAGGAACTGGCCGCTCTGGAAGACTTCCTGGCGGCAGCTCCGAAATGGCTGAAGCCCGGTGGACGGCTGGCCGTCATCAGCTTTCACTCGTTGGAGGATCGGGTGGTGAAACACACCTTCCAGCATCAGAGCCAAGTTTGGCTGGATCGTCCCGAATGGCCCGCTCCACGGCCAAATCCGGACTGCGTGTATCGCCTTCTCTCCCGCAAACCTTTGGAAGCCACGGAAAACGAACTCAGCCTCAATCCACGCGCCCGCAGTGCCCGTCTGCGCGGTGTGGAGCGCCTGCCTCAATGA
- a CDS encoding zinc ribbon domain-containing protein: MSEVTAISKFACPGCGGEAVWTPAKKALVCPYCGTVSPAELKADGSLIEESDLATALRSIPEDQRGWAAKRKTVRCQSCQAISVFDEKRVAQRCDFCGSSSLLSVDDIQAPIRPGSLLPFKIADTHVREEIRKWYGSHFWARSNLNDKAMTDTLHGLYLPYWTFDAHAECPWEAEAGHHYYTRDSQGRQQRQTRWEYASGHVSQDFDDVLVPASKGVHPALLSALEPFPTVDSLVPYDAGYLSGWVVEQYQIDLIQSAQASRSRMDDLLRSTCAQQIPGDTYRNLQISPEYSAQTFKHVLLPVWLLTYTYGTKTYQVAVNGVTGKITGEYPLSWVKITIAVVLGLILLFIMMQMGN; this comes from the coding sequence ATGTCTGAAGTCACCGCCATCAGCAAGTTTGCCTGCCCCGGTTGTGGGGGCGAGGCTGTGTGGACCCCAGCCAAAAAGGCCCTCGTTTGCCCCTATTGCGGCACGGTTTCACCGGCGGAGTTGAAGGCAGATGGATCGTTGATTGAAGAAAGTGATCTGGCCACGGCCCTGCGCTCCATCCCAGAAGATCAGCGGGGCTGGGCGGCCAAGCGGAAAACGGTGCGTTGCCAGAGCTGCCAGGCCATTTCGGTCTTTGATGAAAAGCGTGTGGCCCAGCGCTGCGACTTCTGCGGCTCTTCATCGCTGTTGAGCGTGGATGACATCCAGGCCCCCATCCGGCCCGGCAGCCTGCTGCCGTTCAAGATCGCCGATACCCATGTCCGGGAGGAGATCCGGAAATGGTATGGCAGCCACTTTTGGGCGCGTAGCAATCTGAATGACAAGGCGATGACGGACACCCTCCATGGCCTGTATTTGCCCTACTGGACTTTCGATGCCCATGCCGAGTGCCCCTGGGAGGCAGAGGCCGGGCACCACTATTACACTCGCGACAGCCAGGGCCGCCAGCAGCGGCAAACCCGCTGGGAATATGCCAGCGGGCATGTCAGCCAAGACTTCGATGACGTGCTAGTGCCTGCCTCCAAGGGCGTGCATCCGGCGCTGCTTTCTGCGCTCGAGCCATTCCCAACGGTGGACAGCCTAGTGCCGTACGATGCCGGTTACCTTTCCGGCTGGGTGGTGGAGCAGTATCAGATCGACCTCATCCAGTCGGCCCAGGCTTCCCGATCCCGCATGGATGACCTGCTGCGCAGCACCTGTGCCCAGCAGATTCCCGGAGATACCTACCGGAATTTGCAAATCTCCCCGGAATACAGCGCCCAAACCTTCAAGCACGTCTTGCTGCCCGTCTGGTTGCTGACTTACACCTACGGAACCAAAACGTATCAAGTGGCCGTGAACGGGGTGACTGGAAAGATCACCGGCGAGTACCCGCTGAGCTGGGTGAAGATCACCATCGCCGTGGTGCTGGGGCTCATCCTGCTATTCATCATGATGCAGATGGGAAATTGA
- a CDS encoding putative Na+/H+ antiporter: MDPAPMEILATVLFALAVLHTFAVKRFAHWAHQFPRGSIQENLLHFLAETEVVFGLWAAALFAGIVVLKGSVHDAVVYIESLNYTEPKFVLVVMVVAATRPVVKMAESLISGIARLLPMQEAMAFYAAALVVGPLLGSFITEPAAMTLLALVLKRRYFDQGISLKLAYATLGLLFVNVSIGGTLTHFAAPPVLMVAAKWEWDTMFMLTHFGWRAALSCLTATTIVTFLFRQELRGLKVAENRSGAVPVWLTLLHVLFLAAVVGFAHHPDVFFGVFMLFLGLVSATREYQDPLKLKEGLLVGFFLAGLVTLGSLQAYWLKPLISSLSGHALFYGATGLTALTDNAALTYLGSLVDGISLDLKYALVAGAVTGGGLTVIANAPNPAGVGILQSAKVFGTEGISPLRLLLGALLPTLVAIVFFWWL, encoded by the coding sequence ATGGATCCTGCCCCCATGGAAATTCTGGCCACGGTACTGTTCGCCCTGGCGGTGTTGCACACCTTTGCGGTGAAACGTTTTGCTCATTGGGCGCATCAGTTCCCTCGCGGTTCCATTCAGGAAAATCTGCTTCACTTCCTGGCTGAAACGGAGGTGGTGTTTGGTCTCTGGGCGGCTGCACTGTTCGCAGGCATTGTGGTGCTAAAAGGCTCCGTCCATGATGCCGTCGTTTACATTGAGAGTTTGAATTACACGGAGCCCAAATTTGTGCTGGTGGTGATGGTGGTGGCCGCCACCCGGCCTGTGGTGAAGATGGCGGAAAGCCTCATCAGCGGCATTGCACGCCTGCTGCCGATGCAGGAGGCCATGGCCTTTTACGCGGCTGCGCTGGTGGTAGGGCCATTGCTGGGGTCTTTCATCACGGAGCCTGCGGCCATGACCCTGCTGGCACTGGTGCTGAAGCGTCGATATTTCGACCAGGGCATTAGTTTGAAACTAGCGTATGCCACCTTGGGTCTGCTGTTTGTGAATGTCTCCATCGGCGGCACTCTGACTCACTTTGCCGCACCGCCCGTGCTCATGGTGGCTGCAAAATGGGAGTGGGACACGATGTTCATGCTGACTCACTTTGGCTGGCGTGCAGCTCTGAGCTGCCTGACGGCGACGACGATTGTCACCTTCCTATTCCGTCAGGAACTGCGCGGGCTGAAGGTGGCTGAAAATCGCAGCGGTGCCGTGCCTGTGTGGCTGACGTTGTTGCATGTGCTGTTCCTGGCCGCCGTTGTGGGATTTGCACATCACCCGGATGTTTTTTTTGGCGTGTTCATGCTGTTCTTGGGGCTGGTTTCCGCCACGCGTGAATACCAGGATCCGCTCAAGCTGAAGGAAGGGCTGTTGGTGGGTTTCTTCCTCGCTGGATTGGTCACACTGGGATCCTTGCAGGCTTATTGGTTAAAGCCGCTGATCAGCAGTCTCAGTGGCCATGCCTTGTTTTATGGGGCCACAGGGCTGACGGCGCTGACGGACAACGCGGCGCTGACCTATCTAGGGTCCTTGGTGGATGGCATCAGCCTCGATTTGAAATATGCGCTGGTGGCGGGTGCGGTGACAGGTGGCGGGCTGACGGTCATCGCCAATGCGCCAAACCCGGCAGGCGTGGGCATTTTGCAGAGTGCGAAGGTGTTTGGTACCGAGGGGATCAGCCCACTGCGCCTGCTGCTGGGGGCGCTTTTGCCCACTCTCGTGGCCATCGTGTTTTTCTGGTGGCTGTGA
- a CDS encoding DUF1428 domain-containing protein produces MSHYIDGFVLPIAADKISEYQSIAEKASKIWMDHGALDYRECVAEDTDAKDMVSFPSLAGAKEGETVVFAYIVYKSREHRDEVNAKVMADPRMHEFCPDHGGVPPFDCKRMAYGGFKTIVSV; encoded by the coding sequence ATGTCACACTACATTGATGGATTCGTCCTGCCGATCGCGGCAGATAAAATTTCCGAGTATCAAAGCATCGCTGAAAAGGCGAGCAAGATCTGGATGGATCATGGTGCCCTCGACTATCGCGAATGCGTGGCCGAAGACACCGATGCTAAGGACATGGTTTCTTTTCCTTCCCTCGCAGGGGCGAAGGAGGGTGAGACGGTGGTCTTTGCTTACATCGTTTACAAATCGCGTGAGCATCGCGATGAGGTGAATGCCAAAGTCATGGCCGATCCTCGCATGCATGAATTTTGCCCTGATCATGGCGGCGTACCGCCCTTCGACTGCAAGCGCATGGCCTACGGTGGTTTCAAGACGATCGTGAGCGTTTGA
- a CDS encoding VOC family protein, with protein MTNKMIFVNIAVKDLPKSRAFFGALGYSFNEQFCDETAACLVISESIFAMLLTEPKFQSFTSKPLVDAKQSTEVLIALSCESREEVDAQVAKAVAAGGATYNDPQDHGFMYSHGFQDLDGHIWEVFWMDPSAIAQA; from the coding sequence ATGACTAACAAAATGATCTTCGTCAACATTGCCGTCAAAGACCTGCCCAAATCACGGGCGTTTTTTGGCGCATTGGGCTACAGTTTCAATGAGCAGTTCTGTGATGAAACGGCCGCCTGTTTGGTGATCAGCGAGAGCATCTTTGCGATGCTGCTGACCGAGCCGAAATTTCAGAGCTTCACATCTAAACCCTTGGTGGATGCGAAGCAGAGCACAGAGGTGCTGATCGCCCTGTCCTGTGAGAGTCGCGAAGAAGTGGATGCGCAGGTGGCCAAGGCGGTCGCTGCGGGGGGAGCGACTTACAATGACCCGCAGGACCACGGCTTTATGTACAGCCACGGTTTCCAGGATCTGGACGGCCACATCTGGGAGGTCTTTTGGATGGACCCTTCTGCCATCGCGCAAGCTTAA
- a CDS encoding SRPBCC domain-containing protein, with amino-acid sequence MIPSLPSTHESVALMGASEWGMDCVFSAPREDVFKAWTEAEILAQWWGPHAFTNPVCEIDVRPEGRYSLTMHSPDGTDYPLHGKWVEVVESRRLVMTMDCSGFPAAWLELVKPAGAPEDVNQPRPLRLTVRLSEVDEGTLLRLHLHFDSPALCDVFLRHGLHKCWVESFESLAALLVILGPDKSGKNISSSCP; translated from the coding sequence ATGATTCCTTCGCTTCCTTCCACTCATGAATCGGTGGCGCTGATGGGTGCGTCGGAATGGGGCATGGACTGCGTTTTCTCGGCTCCGCGCGAAGATGTTTTTAAAGCCTGGACGGAGGCGGAAATCTTAGCGCAGTGGTGGGGGCCGCATGCCTTTACCAATCCGGTGTGTGAGATAGATGTGCGGCCAGAAGGACGCTACAGCCTGACCATGCACAGTCCAGACGGCACAGACTACCCATTGCACGGGAAGTGGGTGGAGGTGGTAGAGTCCCGGCGACTGGTGATGACGATGGATTGTTCTGGATTCCCCGCTGCTTGGCTGGAGCTGGTGAAACCAGCGGGTGCGCCTGAGGATGTGAATCAACCACGACCTTTGCGGCTGACCGTGAGATTGAGCGAGGTGGACGAAGGGACACTCCTGAGACTGCACCTGCATTTCGATTCTCCCGCCCTCTGTGATGTCTTTCTGCGTCATGGGCTGCACAAGTGCTGGGTGGAAAGTTTTGAAAGTCTGGCTGCACTGCTGGTTATCCTAGGGCCTGACAAATCGGGAAAAAATATTTCGTCTTCCTGTCCTTAA